One stretch of Chryseobacterium indologenes DNA includes these proteins:
- a CDS encoding N-6 DNA methylase encodes MGFSKRFHLQQNIDALRIVFKLEKEKRQATVGERLLMMRYSGFGGLKFVLNPVENEIDINHWRKTEHDLFPLTQELHQLLKENSEDDKQYRKYVDSMKSSVLTAFYTPPKVIDAISSALRDNGLHIDKFLEPSAGIGSFIQSFSENQKASVTAYEKDLLTGKILKQLYPEINIRINGFEEIPEREQNTYDVIASNIPFGDTSVFDLSYSRSRNSAKEQAARSIHNYFFLKGADMLREGGLLAYITSQGILNSPKNEPIRRALMQDNNLVSVVRLPNNLFTEYAGTEVGSDLIILQKNTAKENLTDREDLFCQSKPSEYNTPGNALFQDSTRIIHTDQKLDTDPYGQPALIYTHKDGVEGIAKDLKQMLSEDFGKHLNLSLYKGEQNDEPVIQIPIEPKVTPPVIDPVIIQQKPQPLPTPVVRQESPQELKQLSIFDLFESAGEPVMVLAPPKRTTQAKRQSTKKRRGTIGRQPDLFSSARQQPYTPLKSNGDINGTDQINGKKQEAISDLFSQINGNGQSDKTAITAININAIPEPAPYSGELQSFHRNDCLVVDNGWVGYLQEVEKEDKKATFHPLQLPTVQKARAEAYIAVRDSYINLYQKEAEKQTEHKEERETLNLLYDGFVKKYGNLNAAENAKLIKTDSAGKEIPYLERIIGGVIHKADIFSRPVSFSTTTLATDNPEEALAASLNKYGSVDLDFMSEISSLPADTLKEALQGRLFYNPLQQEYEIAERWIAGNVVEKADEVRAYLEKNPDDTEAKESLTALEEARPKRIEFEELDFNLGERWIPTGIYARFASHLFDADVLVHYSESSDDFSVKCHQGNMHIWEKYAVKAESRTFDGIALLKHALVNTTPDITKKVMVGDQEVKVRDMEAIQMANTKIDEIRTAFTDWLHAQNDEFKNRLTDQYNDTFNCFVRPNYDGSHQEFPGLDRKGAGIEDLYSSQKDTIWMIKLNNGAICDHEVGAGKTLIMCTAAQEMKRLGLAHKPMIIGLKANIPAIAEDYRKAYPHAKILYPGIDDFTPQKRLRIFGDIKNNDWDCVILTHDQFGMIPQSPEIQKEILEIELDSVERNLDALKSQGKEVTRGMLAGVIKRKENLEVKLKTLRHDIENRKDDIVDFKMMGIDHLFVDESHQFKNLMFNTRHTRVAGLGNVDGSQKALNLLFAIRTIQERTYADMGATFLSGTTISNSLTELYLLFKYLRPRALEKQGIQSFDAWAAIYARKTTDYEFSVANNIVAKERFRYFIKVPELAQFYSEITDYRTAKDIGIDRPNKNEVLYNIPPTPDQEAFIQSLMQFAKTGDATLLGREPLSQREEKGKMLIATDYARKMSLDMRMVSGIYGDHPDNKASHCAANIAQYYNQFNAQKGTQFVFSDLGTYKPGEWNVYSEIKRKLVEDHGIPAHEVRFIQEAKNDKQRKDLINGMNEGKIRVLFGSTSMLGTGVNAQKRAVAVHHLDTPWRPSDLAQRDGRAIRKGNEIAKFFAENKVDVIIYAVEKSLDSYKFNLLYNKQLFIDQLKTNNLAKRTIDEGSMDEKSGMNFSEYVAILSGNTDLLDKTKLEKQIAGLESEKQSFNRSKSSAKFKVQDYTEMLQSTQSRLNRMSTDWENLQQRLQKRSDGTIENPVLLNGLPPNANPKQIGAKLNEIADKARTAGQYEEIGSLYGFSLLVKTEMLEKEGVDIWVNRFLVQGEGNIKYTYNNGLMAKDPETAAMNFLRALEKLPGFVKQEQEKIAEIQKDLPILQEVVNGIWSKEKRLSELKTELAAVERKIQLSIEPVKQGEPTEQAEKLKEVPKVQESIIRTIGVHLSRGVK; translated from the coding sequence ATGGGCTTCAGTAAGCGGTTCCATCTCCAACAGAATATTGATGCCCTGCGAATTGTTTTTAAACTGGAAAAGGAGAAACGGCAAGCCACCGTAGGCGAAAGACTGCTAATGATGCGATACAGCGGATTTGGCGGTCTTAAATTCGTTCTGAACCCCGTAGAAAACGAAATAGACATCAATCATTGGAGAAAAACAGAACACGACCTTTTTCCACTCACGCAGGAACTCCACCAACTACTCAAAGAAAATTCCGAAGACGATAAGCAATACCGCAAGTATGTGGATAGTATGAAAAGTTCCGTACTGACGGCTTTTTATACCCCACCAAAAGTTATAGATGCCATTTCATCTGCCTTGCGGGATAATGGTCTGCACATTGATAAATTCCTCGAACCCTCCGCAGGTATCGGTTCATTCATCCAATCCTTTTCGGAAAATCAGAAAGCCAGTGTTACCGCTTATGAAAAGGACTTGCTTACAGGCAAGATTTTAAAGCAGCTTTACCCCGAAATCAATATCCGTATAAACGGCTTTGAGGAAATCCCCGAAAGGGAACAAAACACCTATGATGTAATCGCCAGTAATATCCCTTTTGGCGATACTTCCGTATTTGACCTTTCTTATTCACGCAGTAGAAACAGCGCAAAGGAACAAGCTGCCCGAAGCATACACAATTACTTTTTTCTGAAAGGTGCTGATATGCTCCGTGAGGGCGGTTTGTTGGCTTACATCACTTCACAGGGCATTCTGAACAGCCCTAAGAACGAACCCATACGCAGGGCGTTGATGCAGGATAATAATTTGGTTTCGGTTGTAAGATTGCCTAACAACCTGTTTACCGAATATGCAGGTACGGAAGTCGGCAGCGACCTGATTATCCTGCAAAAAAATACGGCAAAAGAAAATCTGACCGACAGGGAAGATCTGTTTTGCCAAAGCAAGCCATCTGAATACAATACGCCTGGCAATGCGCTCTTTCAGGACAGTACAAGAATTATCCATACCGACCAAAAATTAGATACCGACCCATACGGGCAACCTGCCTTAATCTATACGCATAAAGACGGTGTTGAGGGCATTGCCAAAGATTTGAAGCAAATGCTTTCCGAAGATTTTGGAAAGCATCTGAATTTGAGTTTATACAAAGGCGAACAGAACGACGAGCCTGTTATACAAATTCCTATTGAACCAAAAGTTACACCTCCGGTCATAGACCCTGTAATCATTCAGCAAAAGCCGCAACCTCTACCTACTCCGGTAGTCCGTCAGGAAAGCCCGCAGGAATTAAAGCAACTAAGCATTTTTGACTTGTTTGAAAGTGCGGGAGAACCTGTAATGGTTCTTGCTCCACCTAAAAGAACTACCCAAGCCAAAAGGCAAAGCACTAAAAAAAGAAGAGGTACAATAGGTCGTCAGCCCGACCTGTTCAGCAGTGCAAGGCAGCAGCCCTATACACCGCTAAAATCCAATGGTGATATTAACGGAACCGACCAGATTAACGGCAAAAAACAGGAAGCTATCAGCGACCTGTTTTCACAAATAAACGGAAATGGCCAGTCTGATAAGACAGCCATTACCGCTATCAATATTAATGCTATTCCTGAACCTGCCCCGTATAGTGGCGAACTGCAATCATTCCATCGTAACGATTGTCTTGTGGTGGATAACGGTTGGGTAGGTTATCTGCAAGAAGTAGAAAAGGAAGATAAAAAAGCAACCTTTCATCCATTGCAATTGCCGACCGTACAGAAAGCAAGAGCCGAAGCCTACATAGCTGTAAGGGACAGTTATATCAACCTGTACCAAAAAGAAGCTGAAAAGCAGACCGAACATAAAGAAGAACGGGAAACCCTGAACCTCCTGTACGATGGCTTTGTCAAAAAATACGGTAACCTCAATGCTGCCGAAAATGCCAAGCTGATAAAGACAGACAGCGCAGGTAAGGAAATCCCGTATCTGGAGCGTATCATTGGCGGCGTAATCCACAAAGCGGATATTTTCAGCCGTCCCGTTAGTTTTTCTACCACCACATTAGCAACAGATAATCCCGAAGAGGCTTTAGCCGCCTCACTGAACAAATACGGAAGTGTGGATTTGGACTTTATGTCCGAAATCAGCAGCCTGCCTGCCGATACCCTAAAAGAAGCCCTACAAGGGCGGTTGTTCTACAATCCGCTACAACAGGAATACGAAATAGCAGAACGTTGGATTGCAGGCAATGTGGTTGAGAAAGCTGATGAAGTAAGAGCCTATCTCGAAAAAAATCCCGATGATACCGAAGCCAAAGAAAGCCTTACCGCTTTAGAGGAAGCCCGACCAAAACGTATTGAATTTGAGGAACTGGATTTTAACCTCGGCGAACGGTGGATACCTACCGGAATTTATGCCCGTTTTGCTTCGCACCTGTTCGATGCGGATGTACTGGTTCATTATTCCGAAAGCTCCGACGACTTTTCTGTAAAGTGTCATCAGGGCAATATGCACATTTGGGAAAAATATGCCGTCAAAGCGGAAAGCCGCACGTTTGACGGTATTGCCCTGCTCAAACACGCCCTTGTCAATACCACGCCTGATATTACCAAAAAAGTAATGGTTGGCGACCAAGAGGTCAAAGTACGGGATATGGAAGCCATACAAATGGCAAATACCAAGATTGACGAAATCCGTACCGCTTTTACCGACTGGCTACACGCACAAAATGATGAGTTTAAAAACAGGCTGACCGACCAGTACAACGATACTTTTAACTGTTTCGTTCGCCCGAACTATGATGGAAGCCATCAGGAATTTCCGGGATTAGACCGCAAGGGAGCAGGCATTGAAGACCTGTATTCAAGCCAAAAGGATACCATTTGGATGATAAAGCTGAATAACGGTGCTATCTGCGACCACGAAGTAGGCGCAGGAAAAACGCTGATAATGTGTACCGCAGCGCAGGAAATGAAGCGTTTGGGATTAGCCCATAAGCCGATGATTATCGGATTAAAAGCCAATATACCTGCCATTGCAGAAGATTACCGCAAAGCCTATCCACACGCTAAAATACTTTATCCAGGTATTGATGATTTTACACCCCAAAAACGCCTGCGCATTTTCGGGGACATTAAAAATAATGATTGGGATTGTGTGATACTAACACACGACCAGTTCGGAATGATACCGCAGTCGCCCGAAATACAAAAGGAAATTCTCGAAATAGAATTAGACAGCGTGGAGCGCAACCTTGATGCCCTGAAATCACAAGGCAAGGAAGTGACAAGGGGAATGCTTGCAGGAGTAATCAAGCGAAAAGAAAATCTTGAAGTAAAGCTGAAAACGCTGCGACACGATATTGAAAACCGCAAAGATGATATTGTGGACTTTAAGATGATGGGCATAGACCATTTGTTTGTGGACGAAAGCCACCAGTTCAAAAACCTGATGTTTAATACCCGTCATACACGGGTTGCCGGACTGGGGAACGTGGATGGTAGCCAAAAGGCACTTAACCTGCTGTTTGCTATCCGCACCATTCAGGAGCGTACCTATGCGGATATGGGTGCAACGTTTCTTTCTGGTACAACCATCAGCAATTCATTAACGGAGCTGTATCTGCTGTTCAAATATCTGCGCCCGCGTGCATTGGAAAAACAGGGTATTCAATCTTTTGATGCGTGGGCAGCAATTTACGCAAGGAAAACGACCGATTATGAATTTTCGGTAGCTAACAATATTGTCGCTAAAGAGCGTTTCCGCTACTTTATCAAAGTGCCGGAACTGGCACAGTTCTATTCTGAAATCACGGATTACAGAACGGCTAAGGATATTGGTATCGACCGCCCCAACAAGAATGAAGTATTGTACAACATACCGCCTACGCCCGACCAAGAAGCCTTTATCCAAAGCCTGATGCAGTTTGCTAAAACGGGCGATGCTACTTTGCTCGGTAGGGAACCATTATCACAAAGGGAAGAAAAAGGAAAGATGCTCATTGCTACGGATTACGCCCGTAAGATGTCGCTCGATATGCGTATGGTAAGCGGTATCTACGGCGACCATCCCGATAACAAGGCTTCGCATTGTGCGGCAAATATCGCTCAGTATTACAACCAGTTCAATGCACAGAAAGGGACGCAGTTCGTTTTCTCTGATTTGGGAACCTATAAGCCGGGTGAATGGAATGTGTACTCCGAAATCAAACGTAAGCTCGTGGAAGACCACGGCATACCTGCACACGAAGTAAGGTTTATTCAGGAAGCGAAAAATGATAAGCAGCGTAAAGACCTTATCAACGGGATGAACGAGGGCAAAATCCGTGTACTGTTCGGTTCTACGAGTATGCTCGGAACTGGCGTAAACGCACAGAAAAGAGCCGTTGCCGTTCATCATTTAGATACACCGTGGCGACCGTCAGACCTTGCCCAAAGGGATGGACGGGCAATCCGTAAAGGCAACGAAATTGCCAAATTCTTTGCCGAAAATAAAGTGGATGTGATTATCTATGCCGTTGAAAAATCTTTGGATAGTTACAAATTCAATCTGCTGTACAATAAGCAGCTTTTCATCGACCAGTTAAAGACTAACAACCTCGCCAAAAGAACGATTGACGAGGGAAGTATGGACGAAAAATCGGGAATGAACTTTTCGGAATATGTAGCAATCTTATCAGGAAATACAGACTTGTTGGATAAGACCAAACTGGAAAAACAGATTGCCGGACTGGAAAGCGAAAAGCAGTCGTTCAACCGTTCTAAATCCAGTGCTAAATTTAAGGTACAAGATTATACGGAAATGTTGCAAAGCACTCAATCCCGTTTAAATCGGATGAGTACCGACTGGGAAAACTTACAGCAACGCCTGCAAAAGCGTTCGGACGGTACAATCGAAAACCCTGTGCTGTTGAATGGCTTACCGCCCAATGCCAATCCGAAACAAATCGGTGCGAAGCTGAACGAGATTGCGGACAAAGCCCGCACCGCAGGTCAGTATGAAGAGATAGGCAGCTTGTACGGTTTTTCACTGTTGGTCAAAACAGAAATGTTGGAAAAAGAAGGTGTGGATATTTGGGTAAACCGCTTTTTGGTACAGGGCGAGGGAAATATCAAATACACCTACAATAACGGCTTAATGGCAAAAGACCCTGAAACTGCCGCAATGAATTTTTTGAGGGCTTTGGAAAAGTTGCCGGGCTTTGTGAAACAGGAACAGGAGAAAATCGCCGAAATACAAAAAGACCTGCCTATACTTCAGGAAGTGGTTAACGGTATTTGGTCTAAGGAAAAACGATTGAGCGAACTTAAAACGGAACTGGCAGCCGTGGAAAGAAAAATACAACTTTCGATAGAACCTGTTAAGCAAGGGGAGCCTACGGAGCAAGCAGAGAAGCTAAAAGAAGTCCCAAAGGTTCAGGAAAGCATTATACGGACGATAGGTGTTCATTTATCTCGTGGCGTAAAATAA
- a CDS encoding DUF1896 domain-containing protein, giving the protein MDVQQKDLSYFRLRLQELLNSSFPEKAHDQKFIDQRSSWAANAYEGAFRSGNAIEQCDEIANYILFEGLHFSKFNTVFKVVCNEFDAIMADEELRPFALKMFPVCESVFAGYELTDDFANGNEFDVLYTELTGTISIWIEENGLQ; this is encoded by the coding sequence ATGGATGTACAGCAAAAAGACCTGTCGTATTTCAGATTACGACTGCAAGAATTATTAAACAGCAGCTTTCCTGAAAAGGCGCACGACCAAAAATTTATTGACCAACGGTCTTCGTGGGCTGCCAATGCTTATGAGGGTGCTTTCCGTTCGGGAAACGCCATTGAGCAATGCGACGAAATAGCCAACTACATACTTTTTGAGGGCTTGCACTTCTCCAAGTTCAACACGGTTTTCAAAGTGGTATGCAATGAGTTTGATGCCATAATGGCAGACGAGGAGCTGCGACCGTTCGCCCTTAAAATGTTCCCCGTTTGTGAGTCTGTTTTCGCAGGATATGAATTAACCGATGATTTCGCCAACGGAAATGAGTTTGATGTACTCTATACCGAACTGACCGGAACCATCTCAATATGGATTGAGGAAAATGGGCTTCAGTAA
- a CDS encoding helix-turn-helix domain-containing protein has translation MSTLFIKNMVCNRCIMVVQNELDKLGLNVKKIKLGEVVLDKEITSEEKNNVDKVLIPLGFELIDDKKSRIIEKIKNIIIDLVHHQDNHAKTNLLDVLSSQLHHDYNYLSNLFSEVEGTTIEKYFIAQKVEKVKELLVYDELSLSEIAFRLNYSSVSYLSNQFKKVTGLTPSYFKQIKEDKRKPLDSL, from the coding sequence ATGAGTACACTCTTTATTAAAAATATGGTTTGCAACCGCTGTATTATGGTGGTGCAAAATGAATTGGATAAGTTAGGTCTGAACGTAAAAAAAATCAAACTTGGAGAGGTAGTATTGGATAAAGAGATTACATCCGAAGAAAAAAATAATGTAGATAAGGTTTTAATTCCATTAGGCTTTGAACTTATTGACGATAAAAAAAGCCGCATAATTGAAAAGATAAAAAATATAATTATTGACCTTGTGCATCATCAGGACAACCACGCCAAAACCAATCTTTTGGATGTGCTAAGTAGTCAACTGCACCACGATTATAATTATTTATCTAATCTCTTTTCGGAGGTAGAGGGTACTACCATTGAAAAATACTTTATTGCCCAAAAAGTAGAAAAGGTAAAAGAGCTATTGGTATATGATGAGCTTTCTTTGAGTGAAATTGCCTTTCGTTTAAACTATTCGAGTGTGTCCTACCTAAGCAACCAGTTCAAAAAAGTTACAGGGCTGACACCGAGCTATTTCAAACAGATAAAAGAAGATAAAAGGAAGCCATTGGATAGTTTGTAA
- a CDS encoding heavy metal translocating P-type ATPase, which produces MATNNKETIYLPLEDVESEHCALIVEKGLAQVKGIETHKVELNNRRAAITVDNSAAIGAAVKAIKDLGYGVSTVKHTFPVLGMTCASCAGSVESIVKHQEGVIEASVNFATGNLTVEYLLNMTDATKLQKAIQSIGYDLLVEEENKQQETLEAIHAEKFQKLKTKTVWAIALSLPVVLIAMFFMDMPYATPIMWLFSTPVVLWLGRDFFINAWKQTKHRSANMDTLVALSTGIAYLFSVFNMLFADFWHQRGLHAHVYFEAAAVIVAFILLGKLLEEKAKGNTSSAIKKLMGLQPKTVIVIQANGTEKQTAIEEVNAGDVILVKPGEKIAVDGMVTSGSSYVDESMLSGEPVPVQKKENEKVFAGTINQKGSFQFKAVKVGRETMLAHIIKMVQDAQGSKAPVQKLVDKIAGIFVPVVIGIAILTFILWFILGGNNGIVQGLLAAVTVLVIACPCALGLATPTAIMVGVGKGAENGILIKDAESLELAKKVDAIILDKTGTITEGRPEVTGIEWLNNDDATKDILLSIEKQSEHPLAEAVVKHLDGVQTTTLSLFDSITGKGAKANHNNETYFVGNKKLLAENNITIAEQLQKQADEWGKQSKTVIWFADSKQALSVIVISDKIKETSVEAIRQMQDMGIELYMLTGDNEATAKAIAKQTGIGHYKAEVLPQHKADFVKELQSKGKVVAMVGDGINDSTALATADVSIAMGKGSDIAMDVAKMTIISSDLTKIPQAIKLSKQTVATIKQNLFWAFIYNLIGIPIAAGILFPINGFLLNPMIAGAAMALSSVSVVTNSLRLKWKK; this is translated from the coding sequence ATGGCAACGAATAATAAAGAAACTATTTATCTTCCCTTAGAAGATGTAGAAAGCGAACATTGTGCGTTAATCGTTGAAAAAGGATTGGCACAGGTCAAAGGCATCGAAACCCACAAAGTAGAGCTAAACAACCGCAGGGCAGCTATCACGGTAGATAACAGCGCAGCGATAGGCGCAGCGGTAAAAGCAATCAAAGATTTAGGTTACGGCGTTTCTACTGTAAAACATACATTCCCTGTATTGGGAATGACCTGCGCATCCTGTGCAGGCAGTGTAGAAAGTATTGTAAAGCATCAGGAGGGCGTTATAGAAGCATCCGTAAACTTTGCTACGGGAAATCTTACCGTGGAATACCTACTCAATATGACCGATGCCACCAAACTGCAAAAGGCGATACAGTCCATAGGTTACGATTTACTGGTAGAAGAAGAAAATAAGCAGCAGGAAACATTAGAAGCTATCCACGCTGAAAAGTTCCAAAAGCTAAAGACTAAAACCGTATGGGCTATTGCGCTGTCATTGCCTGTTGTATTGATAGCAATGTTCTTTATGGATATGCCCTATGCAACCCCTATAATGTGGCTGTTCTCTACTCCTGTTGTATTGTGGTTAGGCAGGGATTTTTTCATCAATGCCTGGAAGCAGACAAAACATCGTTCAGCCAATATGGATACACTGGTAGCATTGAGTACAGGTATCGCTTATCTGTTCAGCGTATTCAATATGTTGTTTGCAGATTTTTGGCATCAGAGAGGACTACACGCCCACGTATATTTTGAAGCAGCAGCCGTAATTGTCGCATTTATCCTGTTAGGGAAACTATTGGAAGAAAAAGCCAAAGGCAATACCTCTTCAGCCATTAAAAAACTGATGGGCTTACAACCCAAGACCGTTATTGTTATACAAGCGAATGGAACCGAAAAACAAACCGCTATTGAAGAGGTAAACGCAGGCGATGTTATTCTTGTAAAGCCGGGCGAAAAGATTGCGGTGGACGGTATGGTTACTTCGGGCAGTTCCTACGTTGATGAAAGTATGTTGAGTGGCGAGCCTGTACCTGTACAGAAAAAAGAAAACGAAAAAGTATTTGCGGGAACGATTAACCAAAAAGGAAGTTTCCAATTCAAAGCGGTTAAAGTCGGAAGGGAAACAATGCTTGCCCATATCATCAAAATGGTTCAGGATGCGCAAGGCAGTAAAGCACCAGTACAAAAGTTGGTAGATAAGATTGCAGGAATTTTTGTTCCCGTTGTGATAGGGATTGCTATTCTCACATTTATCCTATGGTTTATTTTAGGCGGCAACAATGGCATAGTTCAGGGATTGTTAGCGGCTGTTACGGTATTGGTTATTGCCTGCCCTTGTGCTTTGGGATTGGCTACGCCTACCGCTATAATGGTTGGCGTTGGCAAAGGTGCTGAAAACGGTATTCTGATAAAGGATGCCGAAAGTTTGGAATTAGCCAAAAAAGTTGATGCCATTATTTTAGATAAAACAGGAACGATAACAGAGGGTAGACCAGAGGTAACAGGTATCGAATGGCTAAACAATGATGATGCAACGAAAGATATTTTATTAAGCATCGAAAAGCAATCCGAACACCCATTGGCAGAAGCGGTAGTGAAACATTTAGACGGTGTACAAACCACTACTTTATCACTGTTCGATAGTATTACAGGAAAAGGTGCAAAAGCCAATCACAACAACGAAACCTATTTTGTAGGCAATAAAAAGCTATTGGCAGAAAACAACATTACCATTGCGGAGCAACTGCAAAAGCAAGCGGATGAATGGGGAAAACAATCCAAAACAGTTATTTGGTTTGCCGACAGCAAACAGGCGCTTTCCGTTATCGTCATTTCTGATAAAATCAAAGAAACATCGGTCGAAGCCATCCGGCAAATGCAGGATATGGGCATAGAATTGTATATGCTTACGGGCGATAATGAAGCCACTGCAAAAGCCATTGCAAAGCAAACTGGCATCGGGCATTACAAGGCAGAGGTATTGCCACAGCACAAAGCCGATTTTGTAAAGGAACTTCAAAGCAAAGGCAAAGTAGTGGCAATGGTTGGCGACGGTATTAATGACAGCACAGCTTTGGCAACAGCCGATGTAAGTATTGCAATGGGTAAAGGTTCCGACATTGCAATGGATGTTGCCAAGATGACCATTATTTCATCAGACCTTACCAAAATACCACAGGCAATAAAACTTTCAAAACAGACCGTAGCCACTATTAAGCAAAATCTGTTTTGGGCATTCATCTATAATTTAATCGGCATTCCTATTGCGGCAGGTATCTTATTCCCAATAAATGGCTTCCTGCTGAACCCGATGATTGCAGGTGCAGCAATGGCATTGAGCAGCGTGAGCGTGGTAACTAACAGCCTGCGGTTGAAGTGGAAAAAGTAA
- a CDS encoding heavy-metal-associated domain-containing protein: MENKEFQFKTNINCGGCIASVKPHLDNAEGICHWEVDTANKDKVLTIKSEGITEDQVIETVQKAGFKIEPLNA; the protein is encoded by the coding sequence ATGGAAAATAAAGAATTTCAATTTAAGACGAACATCAATTGTGGCGGTTGTATAGCATCTGTAAAGCCGCATTTGGACAATGCAGAGGGCATCTGCCATTGGGAAGTTGACACCGCCAATAAAGACAAGGTACTTACAATAAAATCAGAGGGTATTACCGAAGACCAGGTAATTGAAACAGTACAAAAAGCAGGCTTTAAAATCGAACCTTTAAACGCTTAA
- a CDS encoding DUF3347 domain-containing protein has protein sequence MKSLSKIVMVISVLLSSINSFAQIKNAKTETVKIYGNCGMCKATIEKAGNVNKVASVEWNKDTKMATLTYDSDKTNQDEILKRIALAGYDSEKFLAPDDVYAKLPGCCQYDRELKPVAKSNDAGMDMKSGHTNHNHNEMATTKTADDQNAPQLKVVFDNYFSVKDALVKTDAGTSSAKAAELVKAIKAVEMAKLSTGEHTVWMKVMKDLTANAEKIAASKDVAQQRQTFALLSKNMYELAKVSKQETPVYYQHCPMYNNGKGANWLSKEEAVKNPYYGSQMLTCGSVQETINNK, from the coding sequence ATGAAATCATTATCAAAAATAGTGATGGTAATCAGCGTATTACTATCATCAATAAACAGTTTCGCACAAATCAAAAATGCGAAAACAGAAACCGTAAAAATTTACGGCAATTGCGGTATGTGTAAAGCCACTATCGAAAAAGCAGGCAATGTGAACAAGGTAGCCAGTGTGGAATGGAATAAAGACACTAAAATGGCTACGCTCACTTATGACAGCGATAAGACCAATCAGGATGAAATATTGAAACGTATCGCTTTAGCAGGTTACGACAGCGAAAAGTTTTTAGCACCGGATGATGTGTATGCAAAGCTGCCGGGATGTTGCCAGTACGACAGAGAATTAAAGCCAGTCGCAAAATCTAATGATGCGGGTATGGATATGAAAAGCGGACACACCAACCATAACCACAACGAAATGGCAACAACAAAAACTGCCGATGACCAAAATGCACCACAACTGAAAGTCGTATTCGACAACTATTTTTCAGTTAAAGATGCTTTGGTAAAAACTGATGCAGGTACATCATCCGCAAAAGCTGCCGAATTGGTAAAAGCTATCAAAGCCGTAGAAATGGCAAAACTTTCTACCGGGGAGCATACCGTTTGGATGAAAGTAATGAAAGACCTGACAGCAAATGCAGAAAAGATTGCTGCTTCTAAAGATGTTGCCCAACAAAGGCAAACATTCGCTTTACTTTCTAAGAATATGTACGAACTGGCTAAGGTATCAAAACAGGAAACACCTGTTTACTATCAGCATTGCCCAATGTACAATAACGGGAAAGGCGCAAATTGGTTAAGCAAAGAAGAAGCGGTTAAAAATCCTTATTACGGTTCTCAAATGCTAACCTGTGGTAGCGTACAGGAAACAATTAATAATAAATAA
- a CDS encoding DUF305 domain-containing protein has product MENIENKHDMHHHTANEAHNAKHSLAMYKRFAVMAVAMFAAMYFLMYAMIDRLDNLIPNINNLYMTLLMVSAMLVIELWIMKGMYQNKKINWAIIAFSLAIGIFSWFGIREQINVGDKQFVKGMIPHHAAAVLMSEKAKLTDPELIELQKNILETQAKEIEFMKRKLKEFENK; this is encoded by the coding sequence ATGGAAAATATAGAAAACAAGCACGATATGCACCACCACACGGCAAATGAGGCGCATAATGCCAAACATTCTTTAGCAATGTACAAACGGTTCGCTGTAATGGCTGTGGCGATGTTCGCAGCGATGTATTTCCTTATGTATGCTATGATTGACAGATTGGATAATCTTATCCCGAACATCAATAATTTGTATATGACCCTGCTGATGGTTTCGGCAATGTTGGTCATTGAATTATGGATAATGAAAGGAATGTATCAAAACAAAAAAATCAACTGGGCAATCATTGCATTTTCCCTCGCAATTGGCATCTTCTCTTGGTTTGGCATCAGGGAGCAAATAAATGTGGGCGACAAACAATTTGTAAAAGGAATGATACCGCACCACGCAGCAGCAGTGCTGATGTCGGAAAAAGCAAAATTAACCGACCCCGAACTGATAGAGTTGCAAAAAAACATACTTGAAACACAGGCAAAGGAAATCGAATTTATGAAGCGAAAGCTGAAAGAATTTGAAAACAAGTAA